A window of the Fibrobacter sp. UWB2 genome harbors these coding sequences:
- a CDS encoding extracellular solute-binding protein, with product MNTFSLRSLLAVPMAAALAFALAACNESGDSKSGQAAKSKKGTAVSEADCPILPLDSTATGEFDPIASKEARACGSITLWGSAMPKSFNMWEDYNSFSAELMNMMFEPLVSLHTTEDREVGILADKWEVSEDGRTFTFHVDPRAKWSDGKSITAEDVQFYYDVIMDEKNLTPIFKVGLSRFERPEVVDSLTVRMTAKESHWGNFWEAAGMLAFPKHVWGGKDFNKIRYEFPVVSGPYIIKTFREDRFVELQRRSDWWGFKKNWNHGKYNFQKIRYRFMNDQTKALEAFKKQDFNAYAIYTSSIWMKQTDFDAVKKGWAVKQRIYNKEPIGFQGMAINLRKPQFQDVRVRRALSYLLNREAMNEKYMYGQYFLLNSYYPDLWANNQNPTAPVYSYNPEKARALFAEAGYKVNGEGVLEKDGKPFAINFITSQEDLRHLTLFQEDLKKVGVVATIEQMSQSTLRKRLDDADFDLYWVNWGAGRLRDPEASWISTTAMQKGTNNLAGVQDKVVDSLINLQKTEFDLAKRNEILKALDNRLAEIVPYVLMWQCDHHRILYWNRYGTPEKILDQFNREDAIPVYWWVDPVKSAALDKAMKSGESLPIPPFDIR from the coding sequence ATGAATACATTCTCCCTCCGCTCTTTACTTGCCGTCCCGATGGCGGCAGCTCTCGCTTTTGCTCTTGCCGCCTGCAATGAATCCGGTGATTCCAAATCTGGGCAAGCCGCGAAGTCTAAAAAAGGCACCGCCGTTTCCGAAGCCGATTGCCCGATTCTCCCGCTCGATTCTACGGCAACCGGCGAGTTCGACCCGATTGCCTCCAAGGAAGCCCGCGCTTGCGGTTCTATCACGCTTTGGGGCTCCGCTATGCCGAAGTCTTTCAACATGTGGGAAGACTACAATAGCTTCTCTGCTGAGCTCATGAACATGATGTTCGAACCGCTCGTGAGCCTGCATACCACCGAAGACCGCGAAGTCGGCATTCTCGCTGACAAGTGGGAAGTCTCCGAAGACGGCAGAACGTTCACGTTCCATGTGGACCCGCGCGCGAAGTGGAGCGATGGCAAGTCCATCACCGCTGAAGATGTGCAGTTCTACTATGACGTCATCATGGACGAAAAGAATCTCACGCCGATTTTCAAGGTGGGTCTCAGCCGCTTTGAACGCCCGGAAGTTGTCGATAGCTTGACGGTCCGCATGACCGCGAAGGAATCGCATTGGGGCAACTTCTGGGAAGCCGCCGGCATGCTTGCATTCCCGAAGCACGTGTGGGGTGGCAAGGACTTCAACAAGATCCGTTATGAGTTCCCGGTCGTTTCTGGTCCGTACATTATCAAGACGTTCCGTGAAGACCGCTTTGTCGAACTCCAGCGCCGCAGCGACTGGTGGGGCTTCAAGAAAAACTGGAACCATGGCAAGTACAACTTCCAGAAAATCCGCTACCGCTTCATGAACGACCAGACCAAGGCGCTTGAAGCTTTCAAGAAGCAGGACTTCAACGCCTACGCCATTTACACGAGCAGCATCTGGATGAAACAGACCGACTTTGATGCTGTCAAGAAGGGCTGGGCTGTCAAGCAGCGCATCTACAACAAGGAACCGATTGGCTTCCAGGGCATGGCCATCAACCTTCGCAAACCGCAGTTCCAGGATGTCCGCGTCCGCCGTGCTCTCTCGTATCTCTTGAATCGTGAAGCGATGAACGAAAAGTACATGTACGGCCAGTACTTCCTCCTCAACAGTTACTATCCGGACCTGTGGGCGAATAACCAGAACCCGACGGCGCCTGTCTACAGCTACAATCCCGAAAAGGCTCGCGCGCTCTTTGCCGAAGCGGGCTACAAGGTGAATGGGGAAGGCGTTCTCGAAAAGGACGGCAAGCCGTTTGCGATTAACTTCATCACGAGTCAGGAAGACTTGCGCCACCTCACGCTTTTCCAGGAAGACTTGAAGAAGGTGGGCGTTGTGGCGACCATCGAACAGATGAGCCAGAGCACGCTCCGCAAGCGCTTGGACGATGCTGACTTTGACCTTTACTGGGTGAACTGGGGGGCTGGCCGCCTCCGCGACCCGGAAGCTAGCTGGATTTCTACGACTGCCATGCAGAAGGGCACGAACAACCTCGCCGGCGTTCAGGACAAGGTTGTCGATAGTCTCATCAACTTGCAGAAGACGGAATTCGACCTCGCGAAGCGCAATGAAATCTTGAAGGCGCTCGATAACCGCCTTGCCGAAATCGTCCCGTACGTGCTGATGTGGCAATGCGACCATCATCGCATCCTCTACTGGAACCGCTACGGCACGCCCGAAAAGATTCTCGACCAGTTCAATCGCGAAGACGCAATACCTGTTTACTGGTGGGTGGATCCGGTCAAGTCCGCCGCACTCGATAAGGCGATGAAATCCGGAGAAAGCCTCCCCATCCCGCCGTTCGATATCCGCTAA
- a CDS encoding transporter: MLKKIILGAALLASTSFATYSYFPVPEAMHGDAKLVADFDMQDKYKDLQLTLKGRFVPVQNLELTLSLPYMVFTKWDGEDTNGDGMKNLSFGARYQIIPTVAAFLDMTFPTGKDEINDDGFGFYFGGQYSQKFGNLDFGSELGLGFNTEGDDKVKGPMQLTIAAELDPIVSPIISPYVGASFKIALGDPKYDGHKNGDTSGDVGFFPYVGANFKITDMFSADLCALFGFGKDYLLHFYGNKKTPITLEASFNASF, encoded by the coding sequence ATGTTAAAAAAAATCATCCTCGGTGCAGCTCTTCTTGCATCCACCAGTTTTGCTACCTATAGCTACTTCCCGGTTCCCGAAGCCATGCATGGCGATGCCAAGCTCGTCGCTGACTTCGATATGCAGGACAAGTACAAGGACCTCCAGCTCACCCTCAAGGGCCGCTTCGTCCCGGTGCAGAACTTGGAACTCACCCTCAGCCTCCCCTACATGGTGTTCACCAAGTGGGACGGTGAAGACACCAATGGCGATGGTATGAAGAACCTGTCGTTCGGTGCCCGCTACCAGATCATCCCGACTGTAGCCGCATTCCTCGACATGACCTTCCCGACTGGCAAGGACGAAATCAATGACGACGGTTTTGGTTTCTATTTCGGTGGCCAGTACTCCCAGAAGTTCGGCAACCTCGACTTCGGTTCTGAACTCGGCCTCGGCTTCAACACGGAAGGCGACGACAAGGTCAAGGGCCCGATGCAGTTGACTATCGCTGCTGAATTGGATCCGATTGTTTCCCCGATCATCAGCCCGTACGTTGGCGCAAGCTTCAAGATTGCTCTTGGCGACCCGAAGTATGATGGTCACAAGAATGGCGACACCAGTGGTGACGTGGGCTTCTTCCCGTACGTTGGTGCAAACTTCAAGATTACAGACATGTTCTCTGCCGACTTGTGCGCACTCTTCGGCTTCGGTAAGGACTACTTGCTGCACTTCTATGGCAACAAGAAGACCCCGATTACGTTGGAAGCATCCTTCAACGCAAGCTTCTAA